The following are encoded together in the Cicer arietinum cultivar CDC Frontier isolate Library 1 chromosome 2, Cicar.CDCFrontier_v2.0, whole genome shotgun sequence genome:
- the LOC105852442 gene encoding serine/threonine-protein phosphatase 7 long form homolog, with protein MVERWRPETHTFHLPIGECTITLEDVYYILGLNVSGLPVSGSNFVQVKQICQDYLGVIPPDGATKGNSIKLKWLKDTFDDVGENASELEKQASCRAYILRMIGGLLMPDKSNNRVHLKYLSLLGDLNKVSQYSWGSAVLATLYRELCLATKPGVISMGGCALLLQNWAWYRLSCVAPESPKPWIFPLAQRFNSGGLNFAKVPHNDVEGYRKTIDHMMVEEFYWRPYLGFQHEVSEEDRATWSACTYLLCYHIVEKHHTDRVTLQFGLHQQIPQPPEDMKSYHEVDMRRGIDDNWTWVWREEINHWNERHNYVLQGNIVQGVLCHSTEYMIWFRQHTKLFISVEQYLRDPRLQPPSYPRVQSTSQSTPQHQYTAGPSSSSPHIHVATEVPFYDPPPSQYYVPSVPEIPTPGYPTEDGLLYNLFGTQCTTPESAYAVFDSMYNQQSQNVMEPGGSGSNPSTAYIEENDQNDDEPEEPQLVQRARRVRRHRTCGTGGHLGGHH; from the exons ATGGTTGAGAGATGGAGACCTGAAACTCACACATTTCATCTTCCAATAGGTGAGTGCACAATAACTTTGGAAGATGTTTATTacattttaggattaaacgTTTCCGGTTTACCTGTTAGTGGTTCCAATTTTGTGCAAGTAAAACAAATCTGTCAAGATTACTTAGGAGTTATCCCACCCGATGGAGCAACAAAAggtaattctattaaattaaagtggCTTAAGGATACATTTGACGATGTTGGTGAAAATGCATCTGAATTAGAAAAACAAGCATCATGTCGAGCATACATCCTACGTATGATCGGAGGGTTATTGATGCCTGACAAATCCAACAACCGTGTACATCTAAAGTATCTTTCACTATTAGGAGATTTAAACAAAGTATCCCAATATAGTTGGGGTTCAGCTGTTTTAGCTACACTTTATAGAGAATTATGCCTTGCAACGAAACCTGGTGTAATATCTATGGGAGGATGCGCATTATTGTTGCAAAACTGGGCATGGTATCGTTTGTCTTGTGTCGCTCCTGAATCTCCCAAACCATGgatatttccacttgcacagag GTTTAATTCTGGTGGTCTAAATTTTGCTAAAGTTCCTCATAACGACGTAGAAGGATATCgaaaaacaattgatcacatgatggttgaggaa TTTTATTGGAGACCTTATCTCGGGTTCCAACATGAAGTTTCAGAAGAAGATAGGGCCACTTGGAGTGCATGTACTTATCTACTCTGTtatcatattgttgaaaaacatCATACAGATAGGGTCACACTCCAGTTTGGTTTACATCAACAAATACCACAACCACCAGAGGACATGAAATCGTATCACGAGGTCGACATGAGGCGTGGGATTGATGATAATTGGACTTGGGTTTGGAGGGAAGAAATAAACCATTGGAATGAGCGCCATAATTACGTGTTGCAAGGTAACATCGTACAAGGTGTTTTATGTCATAGCACAGaatatatgatttggtttagaCAACACACCAAATTGTTTATATCTGTAGAACAATATCTTCGTGATCCCCGTTTACAACCGCCGTCATATCCTCGTGTGCAATCGACCTCCCAATCAACCCCACAACACCAATACACAGCAGGACCGTCTTCATCATCACCTCATATACACGTCGCTACTGAAGTTCCATTTTATGATCCACCACCATCTCAGTATTACGTTCCGTCGGTGCCAGAAATACCAACACCCGGTTATCCGACAGAAGATGGGCttctctataatttgtttggaactcagtgcacaactcctgagtcggcATATGCTGTATTTGATTCAATGTATAATCAACAATCCCAAAATGTAATGGAACCAGGTGGCAGTGGTTCTAATCCATCTACAGCTtacattgaagaaaatgatcaaaatgacgaTGAACCGGAAGAACCGCAACTTGTTCAGAGAGCTAGACGAGTTCGGCGACATCGTACATGTGGGACTGGgggtcatttaggtggacatcattga